From a region of the Vairimorpha necatrix chromosome 4, complete sequence genome:
- a CDS encoding putative SP-containing protein, which yields MIFFYLLNLCFTTTLTDTTENILVDNFLTDTKNTKRDNRFSRMIPFIFKESKNNYHDFGDNNYTKLVSNENDIDCKEKVHIRNYKRIESINNKNDSVEKDNFRSLSRNYDHIRGVIG from the coding sequence atgatatttttttatttattaaatctttgTTTTACAACAACACTAACAGACACCACTGAAAACATTTTAGTCGATAATTTTCTGACTGATACCAAAAATACGAAACGAGACAATAGATTTAGCAGAATGATaccatttatttttaaagaaagcaaaaataattatcaTGATTTTGGAGATAACAATTATACTAAGTTGGTTAGCAATGAGAATGATATTGATTGCAAAGAAAAGGTACATATTAGGAATTATAAGAGAATAGAaagtattaataataaaaatgatagtgtagaaaaagataattttagatCTTTATCAAGAAATTATGATCATATACGCGGAGTAAT
- a CDS encoding serpin-type proteinase inhibitor 2 — translation MLSKDKDCIKNQAISPYSFSHVFGILANCVDNETQKQMLNILGFPNDIDEYNKNSKDCYDLIVSGSKENKENFLVKNFIFYRNDVKIREIIRNDFFNTKLVSFDPSNIKQEIVNFNNLISKVTYGNIQNALDTLSPDIPLLIMNVLHIDLTWVNIFRNSGLKKFKKLNGDTVKQIMMHQISDFDTYEDEKKIAIKMPYKYSNLSFVAVMPKNLLDWELDSVNNFSEDSFNDIISKMTRKIVNLSFPKFKYEYSINFDEHIKDFELDIILKNLKLDKTNDITIKQKVVIDVNMNGAIASAVGLLHFMDSGRVPKVTYSFDQPFFWFIARHSEDKQTNTPIFMGKFLGNSLN, via the coding sequence ATGTTGTCTAAAGATAAagattgtataaaaaatcaagcTATATCGCCGTACTCCTTTTCTCATGTATTTGGTATTCTTGCTAATTGTGTAGACAACGAGACACAGAAGCAAATGTTAAATATACTTGGATTTCCAAATGATATCGATGAGTATAATAAGAATTCGAAGGACTGTTACGACTTGATAGTGTCAGGCAGTAAAGAGaacaaagaaaattttctggttaaaaattttatattctacAGAAATGATGTCAAAATTAGGGAAATCATCAGAAATgacttttttaatacaaaattaGTCTCATTCGATCCAAgcaatataaaacaagaaattgtaaattttaataatttgattTCAAAAGTTACCTACGGTAATATCCAGAATGCTTTGGACACACTTTCTCCAGATATTCCTTTGTTAATAATGAATGTTTTACACATAGATTTGACTTGGGTAAACATATTTAGGAATAGTggacttaaaaaatttaaaaaattaaatgggGACACTGTTAAACAAATTATGATGCATCAAATTTCAGATTTTGATACATATGAAGACGAGAAGAAAATTGCTATTAAAATGCCATACAAATATTCGAATTTGAGTTTTGTTGCTGTTATgccaaaaaatttattagattGGGAATTAGATTCTGTAAATAATTTCTCCGAAGATTCTTTCAACGACATTATTTCGAAAATGACTCGTAAAATAGTCAATTTAAGTTTTCCTAAGTTTAAATATGAGTATAGTATTAATTTCGATGAGCATATTAAGGATTTTGAACTAGATATTATACTTAAAAATCTAAAGTTGGATAAAACAAATGATATTACAATTAAGCAAAAAGTGGTTATTGATGTTAATATGAATGGCGCAATAGCGTCTGCCGTAGGGttattacattttatgGATTCAGGAAGAGTCCCTAAAGTAACATACTCGTTTGATCAACCGTTTTTCTGGTTTATTGCACGTCATTCTGAGGACAAACAAACCAACACTCCTATCTTTATGGGAAAATTTTTAGGGAAtagtttaaattaa
- a CDS encoding cation-transporting ATPase encodes MKISQNNEALLDYLDIQGRKITWIGKIYKFLCVITLGILHIICGIFPNIKIFLISKECKLKYSDCVLIFNKYKKVDFRYLKYYNIPKNTDLQKYRSLLNYIKDYKVKVLDTEYGRFIYNHKQDRFVISKFFFNEKTKLQNIFDNKIKQTDEEENIEIFCKDILYGKNHYNLRLNSYLDIFIENTCNLTVFINIFCTILYIKIDYKIYAFIVSLIFFYGHFQQIYTEINIKKNLENSQNSKYVMTFRNKKFTSVNTSDLYPGDLICINPCKELFCDAVLLKGDVITDESFLTGESVPICKSSSQRSVIYSGTSILRSINVPNNSEDTNSESLQRVLNLLSLNTPSNLADFALGVVVGTGFNTLRGKIMKDIINPKPVHIDFLIAAYESIKHLAVASFLGSCLLFYYLKIHLLWDTSQCWTYALDLFFSLASPTLYASLNIGMQISNINLKRENISCLNLERIYLGGNVEVAIFDKTGTLTSDGMELILIDNCVKIMKNIKEVDEITRIGLSACHSVYELEGKYSGDTLDLEMLIFSESKLKYDNNNVRKIYIGIDNEIQGPFLKEFDNENEVLFYKDKVGDDEIIDYKIDNDKNMKEEKGVEETLFNKEITILETEDFTSESRMMSVIVFDGKKKIYFCKGSPDKIGSMIKNKPEFYDDNVRDHSLNGYRVLAMAYKDLSNNEDLKFLCFIVFSNKLKPESCHVIKDLRSAEILTNVCTGDNILTAISVSRECGIIDENTTVIFPVIDDKCKTIYDVEWVCFGDGDIYFDKAKLEVYKNNYKEFSDDFVVACEGATYEFFYKTHYKNFILEKGRVFARFSPAQKKSLVEDYRNLNKNVLFCGDGANDSGAIATADVGIALAQNEASLASSFCAANIDAVPLLIKECRNAYATSLGRYKFVVITNFLVYFNLLFLVIRNKFFTDFQSLYLDIILIFSISYYLTNFKRSKSLSVKKPNGSYSQLSLIRNLIHTSPMILSNLLINLLENSYQTLKKSSKSGTYIFFINSFQNIFIGLMVSDCAPFREGILANRKFLFVSCLLGFFNFLLLTMSFMCPKMLQEYLEFEKNNIYDFIIITSIIILNGLFCLSVYTFNKLKK; translated from the coding sequence atgaaaatatctCAGAACAATGAAGCTCTCTTAGACTATCTAGATATTCAAGGACGAAAAATAACATGGATaggaaaaatttataaatttttatgtgtAATAACTTTGGGTATTTTACACATTATTTGTGGCATATTcccaaatataaaaatctttctGATATCCAAAGAATGTAAATTGAAATATTCTGACTgtgttttaatatttaacaaatataaaaaggtCGATTTTAGATAtcttaaatattacaatataCCAAAAAACAcagatttacaaaaatatcgtagccttttaaattatataaaagacTATAAAGTCAAAGTTTTAGACACAGAATATGgaagatttatttataatcataAACAAGATAGATTTgtaatatcaaaatttttttttaatgaaaaaaccaaattacaaaatatttttgataataaaataaaacaaacagacgaagaagaaaatattgaaatattttgtaaagatattttatatggGAAAAATCATTATAATCTTAGGCTTAATTCATATTTGGATATTTTCATTGAAAATACATGTAACTTAACggtttttattaatattttttgtacaattttatatataaaaattgattaCAAAATCTACGCATTTATTGTTtctttgatatttttttatgggCATTTTCAACAAATTTATActgaaattaatataaaaaaaaatttagaaaattcccaaaattctaaatatgTCATGACGTTtaggaataaaaaatttacttctGTAAATACAAGTGATTTGTATCCTGGCGATTTGATTTGTATAAATCCCTGTAAGGAACTTTTTTGTGACGCTGTGCTTTTAAAAGGAGATGTCATCACTGATGAATCCTTTTTAACAGGGGAAAGTGTGCCAATTTGCAAGTCATCAAGTCAAAGAAGCGTGATTTACTCCGGGACTAGTATTTTAAGAAGTATTAATGTACCAAATAATAGCGAAGATACAAATTCCGAATCTTTACAGAGagttttaaatcttttatctttaaataCGCCGAGCAATTTAGCCGATTTTGCATTAGGAGTAGTCGTAGGTACTGGATTTAATACTTTAAGAGGgaaaataatgaaagaCATTATAAATCCGAAACCCGTAcatatagattttttaatagcGGCTTATGAAAGTATAAAACATCTGGCCGTGGCTTCGTTTTTGGGGTCGTgtttacttttttattatttaaaaattcatttattatGGGATACAAGCCAGTGTTGGACGTATGCTCTTgatctatttttttctcttGCATCTCCCACTCTGTACGCTTCGTTAAATATCGGAATgcaaatatcaaatataaatttaaaaagagaaaacATTTCTTGTTTGAATTTAGAGCGAATTTATTTGGGAGGCAATGTAGAAGTCGctatatttgataaaacGGGTACTTTGACCAGTGATGGTATGGAACTTATTCTTATTGACAATTgtgtaaaaattatgaaaaatattaaagaagtTGATGAAATAACGCGAATCGGACTAAGTGCTTGCCATTCAGTCTACGAATTAGAAGGAAAATATTCAGGAGATACTTTAGATTTGGAAATGTTAATTTTCTCTGAATCGAAACTAAAATATGACAATAATAATgttagaaaaatttatataggTATAGACAACGAAATACAAGGACCATTTCTAAAAGAATTTGACAATGAAAACGAAGTTTTATTCTATAAAGATAAAGTCGGCGATGACGAAATTATAGACTATAAAATAgataatgataaaaatatgaaagaagaaaaaggCGTTGAAGAAACACTATTTAATAAGGAGATCACAATTTTAGAGACAGAAGATTTCACTTCTGAGTCACGAATGATGTCAGTTATTGTATTTGATggcaagaaaaaaatttatttttgcaaaGGATCTCCTGATAAAATTGGATcaatgataaaaaacaagcCAGAATTTTATGACGACAATGTACGCGATCATTCATTGAATGGATACCGTGTGTTGGCCATGGcatataaagatttatcAAACAATGAAgatttgaaatttctatgttttatagtattttcaaataaacTTAAACCAGAATCTTGTCACGTCATTAAAGATCTGCGCAGTGCGGAAATTTTAACGAACGTCTGTACTGGTGACAATATTTTGACTGCTATTTCTGTAAGTAGAGAATGTGGAATTATCGATGAAAATACTACAGTTATATTTCCAGTTATAGATGATAAATGTAAAACTATTTATGATGTAGAATGGGTTTGTTTTGGGGATGGagatatatattttgacaAAGCAAAGTTagaagtttataaaaataattataaagaattttcaGATGATTTTGTCGTTGCATGCGAGGGTGCAActtatgaatttttttataaaactcattataaaaattttattttagaaaaaggTAGAGTTTTTGCGCGATTTTCGCCCGCACAGAAAAAAAGTCTTGTTGAAGAttatagaaatttaaataaaaatgttttattttgcGGAGATGGGGCGAATGACAGTGGTGCTATAGCAACGGCCGATGTAGGAATAGCTTTGGCTCAAAATGAAGCGAGTCTCGCATCAAGTTTTTGTGCCGCTAATATTGATGCTGTACCCCTTCTTATTAAAGAATGTAGAAATGCTTATGCGACCTCTCTAGGTAGATACAAATTTGTGGTCATAACAAAttttcttgtttattttaatttgctTTTTTTGGTAATCAGGAATAAGTTTTTTACGGATTTCCAATCGCTTTATTTGGATATCATTCTAATTTTCAGCATTTCTTACTACTTAACTAATTTCAAAAGATCAAAGTCACTAAGTGTTAAAAAACCAAACGGATCATATTCTCAATTATCACTTATAAGAAACCTTATACATACTTCTCCTATGATATTATCTaatcttttaattaatttactAGAAAACTCTTACCAAACTTTGAAAAAATCTTCTAAATCTGGTacatacattttttttataaacagttttcagaatatttttattggatTGATGGTTTCAGACTGCGCTCCTTTTAGAGAGGGAATATTGGCAAATaggaaatttttatttgtgtCGTGTTTACTcggtttttttaattttttattgcttACAATGTCATTCATGTGTCCAAAGATGCTACAAgaatatttagaatttgaaaaaaataatatctatgattttattattattaccTCTATAATAATACTCAATGGATTATTTTGTCTTTCGGTCTATACATTTAataagttaaaaaaataa